One genomic region from Zalophus californianus isolate mZalCal1 chromosome 14, mZalCal1.pri.v2, whole genome shotgun sequence encodes:
- the SMTN gene encoding smoothelin isoform X8, whose translation MADEALAGLDEGALRKLLEVTADLAERRRIRSAIRELQRQELQREEEALASKRFRAERQDNKENWLHSQQQEAEQRAALARLAGRLESMNDVEELTALLRGAGEYEERKLIRAAIRRIRAQEIEAATLAGRLCSGRPNSGSREESKGRAAQRLERCEVRKGTSRDVTTVTLLLRAPPGGTPSLPASPVSSPTTASPEPPLEPTEAQCPAAEAVGSPEAPSSPPRATSPEPQEAPATPSTERQVVSKLLPGPTEPPAVQGPTKGPSNTKRAGHHHFSKLPDLSGPRPCQRSLSVLSPRQPAQNREPPTPASGPSPFQRAGSVRDRVRKFTSDSPMAAGLQDGPPGLALGPLTPTRLLGPSHISTTPASSSSGSSSRGPSATSSRFSKEPRGTARPLAQLQSCPREEGPRGRGLAARPLENGAGGPVARSEEASAPLPVPVGTAEPGASMKTTFTIEIKDGRGQASTSRVLLPTGNQRAELTLGLRAPPTLLSTSSGGKSTITHISSPGTLAQLGSVTHVTSFSHASPGSRGGRSIKMEPEPVEPPSAAVEVANGAEQTRVTKAPERRSPLSAEELMAIEDESILDKMLDQTTDYEERKLIRAALRELRQKKRDQRDKERERRLQEARARPGEGRGNTATETTMQHSQRAADGSAVSTVTKTERLVHSNDGTRTARTTTVESSFVRRSENGGSSTLVQTKTFSSSSSKKMGSIFDREDDASPRPGSLAALEKRQAEKKKELMKAQSLPKTSASQARKAMIEKLEKEGAAGSPGGPRAAVQRSTSFGVPNANSIKQMLLDWCRAKTRGYEHVDIQNFSSSWSDGMAFCALVHNFFPEAFDYGQLSPQNRRQNFEVAFSSAEMLVDCVPLVEVEDMMIMGKKPDPKCVFTYVQSLYNHLRRHELRLRGKNV comes from the exons TTGGAGGTCACAGCGGATCTGGCAGAGCGGCGGCGCATCCGCTCAGCCATCCGGGAGCTGCAGCGGCAGGAGCTGCAGCGTGAGGAGGAGGCCCTGGCATCCAAGCGCTTCCGTGCCGAGCGGCAGGACAACAAGGAGAACTGGCTGCA CTCTCAGCAGCAGGAGGCGGAGCAGCGAGCTGCTCTGGCGCGGCTGGCAGGGCGGCTGGAGTCCATGAATGATGTGGAAGAGCTGACCGCGCTG CTGCGAGGTGCCGGTGAGTATGAAGAACGCAAGCTGATCCGAGCTGCCATCCGCCGCATAAGGGCCCAGGAGATCGAGG CTGCCACGTTGGCTGGGAGGTTGTGCAGCGGGCGTCCCAACAGTGGCTCAAGAGAGGAGAGCAAGGGGCGGGCAGCACAGAGGCTGGAACGGTGTGAGGTAAGGAAG GGCACCAGCCGGGATGTGACCACGGTGACACTCCTGCTGCGGGCCCCACCTGGGGGCACACCCAGCTTACCTGCCTCACCCGTCAGTTCACCCACCACTGCTTCTCCTGAGCCTCCACTAGAGCCTACTGAGGCCCAGTGTCCTGCTGCTGAGGCTGTGGGCAGTCCCGAGGCACCCTCCAGCCCACCCAGGGCCACCAGTCCTGAGCCCCAGGAAGCACCAGCCACCCCCAGCACTGAGAGGCAGGTGGTCAGCAAG CTCCTGCCTGGCCCCACAGAGCCCCCAGCTGTCCAAGGCCCCACCAAAGGTCCTTCCAATACAAAGAGAGCAG GCCACCACCATTTCTCCAAACTGCCAGACCTGTCTGGACCCCGTCCCTGCCAACGCTCCCTGTCCGTGCTCAGCCCCCGCCAGCCAGCCCAGAACCGAG AACCCCCGACCCCTGCCAGTGGACCTTCCCCATTCCAGCGGGCCGGCTCCGTGCGGGATCGTGTGCGCAAGTTCACCTCTGATTCTCCTATGGCTGCTGGGCTCCAGGATGGTCCACCCGGGTTGGCCCTGGGTCCCTTGACCCCCACAAGACTCTTGGGCCCCTCCCACATCAGCACTACCCCTGCCTCCTCTTCCAGTGGCTCCTCCTCACGGGGCCCCAGTGCCACCTCCTCCCGCTTCAGCAAGGAGCCACGAGGAACAGCCAGGCCCCTGGCCCAGCTTCAGAGCTGCCCCAGGGAGGAGGGCCCCAGGGGGCGGGGCTTGGCTGCCAGGCCCCTTGAAAACGGAGCAGGGGGGCCCGTGGCCCGCTCAGAGGAGGCCAGTGCCCCGCTTCCCGTGCCTGTCGGCACTGCCGAGCCAGGGGCCAGTATGAAGACCACATTCACCATCGAGATCAAGGATGGCCGTGGCCAGGCATCCACTAGCCGAGTGCTGCTGCCCACAGGCAACCAGAGGGCAG AACTGACGCTGGGGCTACGGGCGCCTCCCACCCTCCTCAGCACCAGCAGTGGGGGCAAGAGCACCATCACCCATATCAGCAGCCCTGGGACCCTGGCCCAGCTGGGTAGCGTCACTCACGTCACCAGCTTCAGCCATGCCTCCCCCGGTAGTCGGGGAGGCCGCAGCATTAAG ATGGAGCCAGAGCCAGTAGAGCCCCCCTCTGCAGCAGTGGAAGTGGCTAATGGCGCCGAGCAAACCCGGGTGACCAAAGCACCAGAGAGGCGGAGCCCGCTGAGCGCTGAGGAGCTGATGGCCATCGAGGATGAAAGCATCCTGGACAAGATG CTGGATCAGACGACAGACTATGAGGAACGGAAGCTCATCCGGGCTGCACTACGTGAGCTCCGACAAAAGAAGAGAG acCAGCGGGACAAGGAACGGGAACGGCGGCTTCAAGAGGCACGGGCCCGGCCAGGGGAGGGCCGTGGCAACACAGCCACTGAGACCACCATGCAGCACAGCCAGAGAGCAGCCGATGGCTCAGCTGTCAGCACTGTCACCAAGACTGAGCGGCTCGTCCACTCCA ATGATGGCACACGGACGGCCCGCACCACCACAGTGGAGTCCAGTTTTGTGAGGCGCTCGGAGA ATGGTGGCAGCAGCACCCTGGTGCAAACCAAGACCTTCTCCTCGTCATCATCCAAGAAGATGGGCAG cATCTTTGACCGCGAGGATGACGCCAGCCCGCGGCCCGGCAGCCTGGCGGCACTCGAGAAACGCCaggcagagaagaagaaagagctgaTGAAGGCGCAGAGCCTTCCCAAGACCTCGGCCTCCCAGGCGCGCAAGGCCATGATTGAAAAGCTGGAGAAGGAAGGCGCCGCGGG CAGCCCTGGTGGACCCCGCGCAGCCGTGCAGCGCTCCACCAGCTTTGGGGTCCCCAACGCTAACAGCATCAAGCAGATGTTGCTGGACTGGTGCCGAGCCAAGACGCGTGGCTATGAG CACGTGGACATCCAGAACTTCTCCTCAAGTTGGAGTGATGGGATGGCCTTCTGTGCCCTGGTGCACAACTTCTTCCCCGAGGCCTTCGACTATGGGCAGCTCAGCCCGCAGAACCGGCGTCAGAACTTCGAGGTGGCCTTCTCATCTGCTGA GATGCTGGTGGACTGCGTCCCTCTGGTGGAGGTGGAGGACATGATGATCATGGGCAAGAAGCCTGACCCCAAGTGCGTCTTCACCTACGTGCAGTCGCTCTACAACCACCTGCGGCGCCACGAGCTGCGCCTGCGAGGCAAGAATGTCTAG
- the SMTN gene encoding smoothelin isoform X2: MADEALAGLDEGALRKLLEVTADLAERRRIRSAIRELQRQELQREEEALASKRFRAERQDNKENWLHSQQQEAEQRAALARLAGRLESMNDVEELTALLRGAGEYEERKLIRAAIRRIRAQEIEAATLAGRLCSGRPNSGSREESKGRAAQRLERCEVRKVPEPEKQEQQAEVPEPTPTPQGTSRDVTTVTLLLRAPPGGTPSLPASPVSSPTTASPEPPLEPTEAQCPAAEAVGSPEAPSSPPRATSPEPQEAPATPSTERQVVSKLLPGPTEPPAVQGPTKGPSNTKRAGHHHFSKLPDLSGPRPCQRSLSVLSPRQPAQNREPPTPASGPSPFQRAGSVRDRVRKFTSDSPMAAGLQDGPPGLALGPLTPTRLLGPSHISTTPASSSSGSSSRGPSATSSRFSKEPRGTARPLAQLQSCPREEGPRGRGLAARPLENGAGGPVARSEEASAPLPVPVGTAEPGASMKTTFTIEIKDGRGQASTSRVLLPTGNQRAELTLGLRAPPTLLSTSSGGKSTITHISSPGTLAQLGSVTHVTSFSHASPGSRGGRSIKMEPEPVEPPSAAVEVANGAEQTRVTKAPERRSPLSAEELMAIEDESILDKMLDQTTDYEERKLIRAALRELRQKKRDQRDKERERRLQEARARPGEGRGNTATETTMQHSQRAADGSAVSTVTKTERLVHSNDGTRTARTTTVESSFVRRSENGGSSTLVQTKTFSSSSSKKMGSIFDREDDASPRPGSLAALEKRQAEKKKELMKAQSLPKTSASQARKAMIEKLEKEGAAGSPGGPRAAVQRSTSFGVPNANSIKQMLLDWCRAKTRGYEHVDIQNFSSSWSDGMAFCALVHNFFPEAFDYGQLSPQNRRQNFEVAFSSAETHADCPQLLDTEDMVRLREPDWKCVYTYIQEFYRCLVQKGLVKTKKS, translated from the exons TTGGAGGTCACAGCGGATCTGGCAGAGCGGCGGCGCATCCGCTCAGCCATCCGGGAGCTGCAGCGGCAGGAGCTGCAGCGTGAGGAGGAGGCCCTGGCATCCAAGCGCTTCCGTGCCGAGCGGCAGGACAACAAGGAGAACTGGCTGCA CTCTCAGCAGCAGGAGGCGGAGCAGCGAGCTGCTCTGGCGCGGCTGGCAGGGCGGCTGGAGTCCATGAATGATGTGGAAGAGCTGACCGCGCTG CTGCGAGGTGCCGGTGAGTATGAAGAACGCAAGCTGATCCGAGCTGCCATCCGCCGCATAAGGGCCCAGGAGATCGAGG CTGCCACGTTGGCTGGGAGGTTGTGCAGCGGGCGTCCCAACAGTGGCTCAAGAGAGGAGAGCAAGGGGCGGGCAGCACAGAGGCTGGAACGGTGTGAGGTAAGGAAG GTGCCAGAGCCAGAGAAacaggagcagcaggcagaggtcCCAGAACCAACCCCAACCCCCCAGGGCACCAGCCGGGATGTGACCACGGTGACACTCCTGCTGCGGGCCCCACCTGGGGGCACACCCAGCTTACCTGCCTCACCCGTCAGTTCACCCACCACTGCTTCTCCTGAGCCTCCACTAGAGCCTACTGAGGCCCAGTGTCCTGCTGCTGAGGCTGTGGGCAGTCCCGAGGCACCCTCCAGCCCACCCAGGGCCACCAGTCCTGAGCCCCAGGAAGCACCAGCCACCCCCAGCACTGAGAGGCAGGTGGTCAGCAAG CTCCTGCCTGGCCCCACAGAGCCCCCAGCTGTCCAAGGCCCCACCAAAGGTCCTTCCAATACAAAGAGAGCAG GCCACCACCATTTCTCCAAACTGCCAGACCTGTCTGGACCCCGTCCCTGCCAACGCTCCCTGTCCGTGCTCAGCCCCCGCCAGCCAGCCCAGAACCGAG AACCCCCGACCCCTGCCAGTGGACCTTCCCCATTCCAGCGGGCCGGCTCCGTGCGGGATCGTGTGCGCAAGTTCACCTCTGATTCTCCTATGGCTGCTGGGCTCCAGGATGGTCCACCCGGGTTGGCCCTGGGTCCCTTGACCCCCACAAGACTCTTGGGCCCCTCCCACATCAGCACTACCCCTGCCTCCTCTTCCAGTGGCTCCTCCTCACGGGGCCCCAGTGCCACCTCCTCCCGCTTCAGCAAGGAGCCACGAGGAACAGCCAGGCCCCTGGCCCAGCTTCAGAGCTGCCCCAGGGAGGAGGGCCCCAGGGGGCGGGGCTTGGCTGCCAGGCCCCTTGAAAACGGAGCAGGGGGGCCCGTGGCCCGCTCAGAGGAGGCCAGTGCCCCGCTTCCCGTGCCTGTCGGCACTGCCGAGCCAGGGGCCAGTATGAAGACCACATTCACCATCGAGATCAAGGATGGCCGTGGCCAGGCATCCACTAGCCGAGTGCTGCTGCCCACAGGCAACCAGAGGGCAG AACTGACGCTGGGGCTACGGGCGCCTCCCACCCTCCTCAGCACCAGCAGTGGGGGCAAGAGCACCATCACCCATATCAGCAGCCCTGGGACCCTGGCCCAGCTGGGTAGCGTCACTCACGTCACCAGCTTCAGCCATGCCTCCCCCGGTAGTCGGGGAGGCCGCAGCATTAAG ATGGAGCCAGAGCCAGTAGAGCCCCCCTCTGCAGCAGTGGAAGTGGCTAATGGCGCCGAGCAAACCCGGGTGACCAAAGCACCAGAGAGGCGGAGCCCGCTGAGCGCTGAGGAGCTGATGGCCATCGAGGATGAAAGCATCCTGGACAAGATG CTGGATCAGACGACAGACTATGAGGAACGGAAGCTCATCCGGGCTGCACTACGTGAGCTCCGACAAAAGAAGAGAG acCAGCGGGACAAGGAACGGGAACGGCGGCTTCAAGAGGCACGGGCCCGGCCAGGGGAGGGCCGTGGCAACACAGCCACTGAGACCACCATGCAGCACAGCCAGAGAGCAGCCGATGGCTCAGCTGTCAGCACTGTCACCAAGACTGAGCGGCTCGTCCACTCCA ATGATGGCACACGGACGGCCCGCACCACCACAGTGGAGTCCAGTTTTGTGAGGCGCTCGGAGA ATGGTGGCAGCAGCACCCTGGTGCAAACCAAGACCTTCTCCTCGTCATCATCCAAGAAGATGGGCAG cATCTTTGACCGCGAGGATGACGCCAGCCCGCGGCCCGGCAGCCTGGCGGCACTCGAGAAACGCCaggcagagaagaagaaagagctgaTGAAGGCGCAGAGCCTTCCCAAGACCTCGGCCTCCCAGGCGCGCAAGGCCATGATTGAAAAGCTGGAGAAGGAAGGCGCCGCGGG CAGCCCTGGTGGACCCCGCGCAGCCGTGCAGCGCTCCACCAGCTTTGGGGTCCCCAACGCTAACAGCATCAAGCAGATGTTGCTGGACTGGTGCCGAGCCAAGACGCGTGGCTATGAG CACGTGGACATCCAGAACTTCTCCTCAAGTTGGAGTGATGGGATGGCCTTCTGTGCCCTGGTGCACAACTTCTTCCCCGAGGCCTTCGACTATGGGCAGCTCAGCCCGCAGAACCGGCGTCAGAACTTCGAGGTGGCCTTCTCATCTGCTGA GACCCATGCGGACTGCCCGCAGCTCCTGGACACAGAGGACATGGTGCGGCTTCGAGAGCCTGACTGGAAGTGCGTGTACACGTACATCCAGGAGTTCTACCGCTGTCTGGTCCAGAAGGGGCTGGTAAAAACCAAAAAGTCCTAA